The DNA sequence GCCTAAGTTTCAGATTATTGGTTCACAAATAACATCGAGATCATAAAGAATTCACATGttttacattgttttttttcaagctcTAGGAGATTTTCACTTGTATGTTACACTTGACTTATACTACCTTTGTCCATCTATTCAGCAGGCATGATGGATTTCGAAATTTGATTACTGAAGCAACCTTTGTCACATCATAGCTTATAATGTTCTGCTGTAGTTATGTAACTATTTATTTGCATAATCTTTCAATAAATCACATGATTCCTTGATGACTCCATTGTCTCTGAATGGCAATGAAACATATTCCTAAAGCAGCTGTTCACTAACCAAATCAACATTCCCCTACTGTAATATGCTGCCCTTTATTCCCCCTCTATAATATGCCCCCCCTCTCAATGATCTGCCCTTCCTTTCTGCCAACCCTCTTTAATAAgccatctttaaaaaaacatagctCTCTAATAAGCTGCCCCTCTGATAAGCAATCCCTTTCTAGCAAGCCACGACTCTATTTACCCATCCCCTGGGCAAAATTTCTAGTATTACATTATTTACATACCAGTGTGCACCTTCTGTTAGGCTGCATAGAGTGCATTATTTAATAAGCCACCCTCTCTATTAAGCCAACCTTATGAAACAAGCCAGTCCTCTCCAATAAGTCACCCCTCTAATAAGCCATCACTATCTAACAAGTCACCCCTTTAATAAGCCAGCCCTCCCTAATAAATCACCCATCCAATAAACcagccctctctaataaatcacccatctctaataagccacccctctctaataagccagcccATTCTAATAAGCCAGCCCTCCCTGATAAGCTATCCCtttctaataagccacccctttcttataagccacccctctctaataagccatccCATTCTAATAAGCCAGCCCTCCCTGATAAGCCATCCCtttctaataagccacccctttcttataagccacccctctctgtTGAGCcatccctctctaataagccaaaTCTGTCtcataaggggggggggatgaatAGGGGTCTCCCTAGCAGGTTTTTATCCAACGTGTGGCCAATATAAGTTTTGACACCTATGCGGCAGAAAAAGGGCGTGGTCCCTAaactctaagggatagcagttaaTGTTATCAACTGCCTTCTACGACAACTAATTACCTAGTCTATGAAAAGGTGTATTCCCTCCTGGCCTCAGCATGGAATAATGTGGCACATTTCTGTAGTTACCGTACTATTCAATATTATTTAGGTAGAATAAGCAGTAGATACTGTTAAAGAATAATGTTGAAACTCCTGGAAGAACGCGCTAGGAGACTATTGAGTCGCCTCATGGATAGAAACTGCATGTTATTTCAACAAAGACAGCAATACAACGAAATGTTTATAACCCTATATTTTTTGGATTAAGCTATTTTGGACGCTTGTGGCCTTAAAAATACGGGGATACCGTTTTTGTAAACCATTAGCACGTACTgggaatattgaaaaaaatagtttgATTTCTTATTCAATATCCATTCAGCACTTctattgttctaaaaatatcgCAGAAATACTTCTCACTGTTGTCTTGGCCTTGTAGTGGAGTTTTATCTGCAAAGAATTGACGTAGCTAAAGAAAATATGTTTCTAGCCTCACAGGCTGCCCAGGATCTGTCCTTATTTTGTTAGTTAAGATATCGAGTTCGTCAAAAAGAAATAGCACAATCAAAACACTAAAGCCACTCTTAGAAAGAAAGAAGCTTGACTAATTTTAGTTTAGTGAGTATTGGAAAAATGCGATTAGCTGCCTAAATAAGGTTATGCTATGGAAAGGGAAAATGTTCTAAAGAGAGAAATTCGATAGTCTCCGCTCTTAACTAAACCTCTGCTTGTGCTGTGTACAGATTCTACGAACATGATAACTTTAgggattatttatttttaataatcattattCTGTTCAGCTATCATAAAAtggatataataaaaacatgtataatcttgttttttttattgtatatgccatatcacaacactgattggAGCAAGAAAGGTAAGAAGCATCATCTCTTTAGATGGGGTTGGTCTCGAAGTGTGCTCCATTAAAGTAGTAGCGGCTGATGGTCCTATCTTACAAATACTATCCCCGCAGCAGAGATAGCACCGGAATAAAATTCAGGAAAACTAAGAATGTGAGAATGTTAAATATTTCgtaaacatttctttggttcactgccctcaatgtgctatcacttacgggtaaatttattttaacacccaaAGTGAGCCATATTctattaacaatataatttagattaaatttcttatttcatttatgtaagtgcaaagtaaacaacaatatctatttatgctatcatattgtttaaacatttttattttgaagtaaatgagagggctatagaatatccagaCTTGAAATTGTAACATATACATATTCTTAAGGATCGAGATCAACAACACTTTAAAGATAACACAATGCTCTagatttcattgaaaatgttccatagaattaaaatgacattcaatgagggaTAAAGTTGTTTtaggaagaaaacaaaacttatttaaagaaaggaccaaaataccaaaaaataaGCACCATagtaccaaaataatttgaaatctACTTGGTAAAAAAATCATGTCATTCAATGAGAGTgatcaagatattttatagtaagaaaacaaaatgtgtcTTATGGGTAGCCGGACAAGTGTCCCGATGTAAGGTAGTCACTTTTTTGGGATTCTTCACAGCGATTTGTAGAAGACGATTTTCTTCAATAGTCTCAAACTAAGGTAGTCACTTCTTTGCGATTCATTCATGGCGATCGCAAATGTAAACACGAGTAAATACAGCGAAATCAATCCGGCTTGAGATGGTTTTGCACAACTACTTGGTAGAGACAGAGACTATGGTAATATATACAGTAATGAAATCTGGAATCTGgccttcaactgcacaaatacatggatctgagagctGTACTcgcaaaatccaagatggcggccatgacacAGCTTATGCAGAAGGTATCGACTATAGCGCAAATATTCTTGGGTATTTTGCACAAACACGagacgacgaaaaaaaaatgcattttatgactgggctaccacaggtttTCTAGTAAAAACACTGACAAGACAACTAAAGGTTATAAACTGAATTTATAAAGAACTAAACAAGGAACAGAACAAATGACATTTCAACTCAAAGTACAGGTGTATTTATTTACTACACAAATCTGCGCTAGTTAAACTTTGCCACTAGACTCTATTCAtatttaaagcatatctcCGGCACTGCTGTCATACGATCCTCTGTCATTTACCTCCATAAGACCCGATCGGACATACAGTTTACTACGTATGGTTGTGGagtcttaaaataaaacataaaaagagACAACGCAAGGTTACTGGTCCCCTCCCTATCCATTTTCTACATTTTTAATAACAGAAAATGGTAGGGATATTAACCTGGTTCACCAGGGGGTATCATCAGGAACCACCTGATTCATTGTTGCCAGCTTAAGCGAGTCACAGTTTGGCCGATCAACTTCAGACAGACCAGAAAGCTGGGGGATTTCATTTGTACTATATGCACTTGCACCCTATTTGTACTGATTCGATCTCAAGCTGTGTCGAGGTCACAATCAAATGATGTGTTACATCTGCAATCTCAATACTCGCCACCACAGTTGAAAGGTGGGTGATTAGCTTCTCAAACAACGTTTTTTCACTGTATGATACAGATCCAATAAAAGTTCACATTCTGGCACAGTTGGCACTTGGATCAGGCGATGGTGCTCACTTGCATGTTGTCATTGTTTGAATCTTGCTATGGCTCATAATTGGTTGCTGCCACCATTAAGACCTGGGAGAGGTTATACATTAGTTGTGAAATATACTGAAGAAAcccaaaaagcaaaaaacatCCTAGTGAAACTTGGGTGATGAGGTGAATGACAAAAACTTTACATATGTTGAGACTTTTTTAATTGTCAGTCAAAATGTTTGCTGGACACAACAAAAGTGTGATTTACAGTAGGTTTTTCTTCCAATCCCTGTTGTACTTTGCTCAATGTTTTGAAGCTCACATTTCATGAATTCGCGCGAAAAAAGagattctttttatttaggaTAACAAAATTCTTGAAAACCGGTGACAACAAATGTTTTAGTACAATCTTTGACATGGCGACCAAAAGTAAGCCCCGGTATTACCTTTACATATACATCAGTGGTTAACACATGTTTGCATGTTTGGCTGGACTTTTACCTTGTATGTCTCCTGGTTATTCTGCCATTCCAGCCTGTCAAACAGAAcatgtttagttttttttaaacaacttTTGCTTGTGGTGTAATACCGTCATAGTACCTCAATGTGGGTTGTGCAGACCAACATACAGTTGAACTCATAAAAAGGGACTAACTGGGACCTATTAATTTAGTCCCATATACACATGAAGTCACATTTTAGTGTATTTTGAGCTTgtgtgaaaaaaattaaaaactggGTCACTTTTTCAAGTTTCAAAACTATGTTGATGTCCTACTTCTCCAAAAACCCATTAGAACCCTTTCTATAATCTTATCCATTGCTTGAAAACCTCTACCAAGTTGTCTAGGAGTCATATGGGTTAAGTTCAAATGTTTGCTTTTTGCTTGGCACATGGGGCTTTAAACACACATACTTTCCAAATAAAGTGCAAACCAAGTCACAGTGACATTTAGCCTACACAGCTATATGCATATACAGTATTGGAACCAGAGTGTGACACATTACTCACATCTGTGACTAAATATAAGCTTTTTCCAGcataatattgaaaaaagtATGTGATATTATTTCTGTATGTTTATGATTGCAATAAGTGACAAATCTTTTTTCAATTACTTTATGTTGTATGACGACTTCAAACACAAGTTACTGTATATACATGTTCTGAAACTGTTTACCACCTTTTACAAATCGTTTTTTGCATCTTAAAAACTCTTTAACATTATTCTATTTTGCTTTCATGCTTGATTTGGAATTTCCAAAATTCCAACTTTCACCATATCCTGTTTTTATTAGGTGGTAAACCTTTAGAAAGCTAGTAAAGATCCAAGGAAGCATATAAAAAATTAGCATTGCAGGGAAAACTGTTGGTAATGGATAAAGATGATTACAACAGACCCTTATGTTTAAAGGCTTTTGTTTAAGTAATTTTGCACATGAACCATCCATAACTCATAAAGCGTGTGCATAAATATTATGCACACAAAGCAATACATAATAAGGCTTTTGTTCAGAAATAGGGTCAGCGAAGAAATATTTTAGTCCAATAAAAGTGAATACAAATACAGAACTCTATTTCAACGCTTTATAAGCTTATAGATAAtacaaaaatgattatttgAGATCGTAAAACACAAGTATGGCTCAACATCATTCAAATCCCGCTCCACTAGAGCTAGGAATTAATGcgtttaaaaattaaaaaaatcactaACACTTAGATTCTAAACAATGCTAATATAGGGCGCTTCCTATATTTTTTCTcgcatttccttattattcgTTCACTATGAGTTCCGGACACCACAAACGGCTACCGACACGTGGATTACAAGGGCAAAATAACACAAATCGGAATCCACTTTAATCGGGAAAAGCTGTAAGGATAACCAAAAATCATTATCCCTTAAGAGAACATAAAGTCTCACTTGATAAGACTGGTATGCTTGCAGATAATATATTAACAAAGGGATGTATTTTAACAGAGAAACAAAAGCAATACTTTGAAAGTGTCACTGGATGCTTGATTTCGGATTCCTTGGAACGGCGTGAAAACCTTACctaattttaaaaacagggCCTGATTGAACTTAACAAATCGTCTTAAGTAACATAATTAAACATGCATTATTCCATGACTTTGTTGGGCTAATAACTTAAGGTTGGATGGCGTTTGCTTTTTTTCATCAGTTGAGCTAATACTTAAGTATTACAATAGTCTTCGCTGTTTTGCTTATAGATTTTCAAGAGGAACATATTCAGCAGAACTTCATCTAcccaaaaattattataattaatggAGATCCTTACCTTGAATAAAGGTAAATGCTGAAAAAGTGATTCACCAAGTTAACAATTCCAACACGACCCTATGAACGATCTCCCCTTGGCACGATCTCCACGAGGTACAAGACACGATCACAAAGCACTTTGATTGGATGGACGGTATGGGAGATACAAGAGacaatctgattggttagacACTTCTGCAACGACAGGTTGGCAACGAGGACCATTCTGCAACGCTACACCATTCAGAGGCGCATCGACGGCACGGTAGATTTTTACCGTGACTGGGGCGCACAGGAAAAAATTCAGATTTTCCAAATTTGGAAATTTGGGAAAATTTTGGAAATTATCCCAATTTTGGGATCTGATTGGGAAATTCAGGACCCAATATTGGGAAAATATTGAGAGACGCaaccaggaaaaaaataaattatcagTTTATTCCCAATCTTGGGAATAAATCCCAACAAAATCCAAGATTGGGATTGTATTGGGaaatatttcacaaaaaaatcccaaaattGCATGCAACAGTTCTTAAGAATCCAATACGAAACTACACTTGGGAAATAACTGGAaaattttaacaagaaaatcccaaaattgcATACAATAGTTCTTAAAAACCCAATAGAAAACCAAACTTGggaaataattgaaaaatgtgaaccaagaaaatcccaaaattgcATGCAACAGTTCTTCAGAATCCAATAGGAAACCATACTTGGGAAATAACTGGTaaattttaacaagaaaatcccaaaattgcATGCAACATTCCTTAAGAATCCAATAGGAAGCCATACTTGGGAAATAACTGGAaaattttaacaagaaaatcccaaaattgcATGCAACAGTTCTTAAGAATCCAATAGGAAACCATACTTGGGAAATAACTGCAGTTGCAGCAAGACACATCACTTCTTTTCCACATTTTTAACTAGAAAACATTCAACCCGCCGGAAACTACAAACccgccatttttttcttttgaaagcGAAACCGCAGACCAGTAGAACAGCTAAAAAATCAAGTACACAGCCAACCCATATTAGGCTGATATTTTAGTCACGTGATTTAAGTTTGACCAATGAACAACATCGTAGAAAAAAGCGGGAAAAACAGCCAATCAGATCACCGAAGAGCAGAATAAAAATGCCAGCAACACATACTTCGCTCTCCTTCGGATTTTCGCGCTCAGATCGACAGggcagactcgtacccagtcgctTCTAAGGGAAAACTTTTGTAGGCCCTCAGCTTTCCACTGTCCCAAAGATCCATTATAATTATTCAGTGTTTGCAGTTTGTGCCGTTGAAATGAGTCGAGAGCAACAAGAACAGCCAGATATTGTGGATCCATCACCAGCTCCCTCAGAAGAAGAAGATGTTATTTCAAAAGTGACAGAGCACTTTGGCGATGCAATTGCACAGCGATTTAAAGGTATGAAGTCTTTCATTGAATCAGTGAAAGCTAAAAGGGGAAGTTTCTCTTAAGTCAGCAGAGTAGGGTAAATTTGGCGCGCACATTTTCGCTTTTGCAATGCCGAATGGATCTCAAAGCGTTTTCGAAATGAAATCGCAAAGCAACAGAACAATTCTTTCATAAAGGACGTCTGACTTACCTTTGGCCATCATCTTTAATTTAAGTGTACTTTCTAAAGTAAGAAAATGAGGTTGGAATTTCAAATTTCAACTCGGCAAAGAAAGTGAAGAAACATGGCGGCCTAAAAGAACTTGCCAAAAACTGCCGCGTGGATAGTAAACATATTATAGCTATTGTTTCTGGCCACAGAAAGGTAATTTGTTCTTTGGGATTCCAAATTGCCGCACAATTACAACGCTTGctctaaatattttttttttgctttctttgtttttcgaCTTTGCAAAAGTAGCCTCTGCACGAAATTTCTCATTCTCACATGTGCAAGAAAATGGCGCGAGGAACCCGTCGACATAGGCCTTCACAAAATCGCATCGAGAAAGCATGGCTTTTAACTGGAAATGTGGTATTTCTGTGTAGAGGTTAATTTTATAATGctgaacaacaaaaatataaataagtcAGAGAGATAAAACGCAGCTTTGGTTCGCAGAGAAATTGAAACGACAAAACAACAGAATAGAtcaataaaacttttttcaaATGTATCTTTTGCATGCAAATATTGAATCCATTCTTCTTCTGTTTGGCTGCAGATGAAGATATTACATGCCCAGAAGCAATAGTAGACTTGCTATCTAAAGATGCTGATGCGCCAATTTACTCAAAGGTTGGCTTAACCTATGGAAAGGCCCTAAAATTCAAAAGGATTTTTGAGGAGTCGTTCCAATTGCCAAAGAAATCTTCATCAGCCTTGCCCAAGTGCAAACCAACAATGGCAGAGTTGTCAACATACGATCCTGAAATACAAAGACTGTACCTGTCTAAGTGAGTGTGTTTTGATATTGGATATAGATGAATGTCCTTTGAAGTAAAttgatttatacattttttcaaaatgctgATGTTCAATTCATATTGTGGCGCATTtattttacattattttacCATGCAACACCTTTTTCTGGCATTGTTTAGTAAACTTCATTTATGCAACACATTTAGCCTTATTAATTTGATTGATGTTTAGGCGCAAGAAGATTGGCGCACTTGCCATGGAAAAGTGGGGTGGGCAACTCCCGAAGTTCAACACTCCCATGATGAGAACACAACTGGAAAAGTTTGCTAAAGAAATTGAAGACCAGTGTTCTGTGCCTGAAATAAATTTCACAGTGGATGGCATTATGCAACACACTAAGGATTTTTTCAGTGAACAGCGGCGTGAAAGAAAAGTAAGTATGGTGCAAatgtattaataataataataatctttattatcAAAGGATAAAAATACATCTCCTATGTTACAAATAATgctgaaaaattaaaaactagCTACTAAGTTACATAAGATATTTGAAAGCAATTCTGTTGATATAAGTGTTCTTAAAGCGTTCAGTTTTTACATTTGGTGTAATATAGCGCGTACCACGAAGATTGTATTTGGTTTCTTTAATAGCGGGTAAGTAGCAACGTAAAGGGTGGTTCGGAATGGCTGCAGCTTTTTCATACAGCTTACAGTCTTGCTTGGCGAGTATTTTTCTATGCTAACAGGTGTTGATACGAACCGACGTTTATGACACCTATCTAAGAATGTCTGAATAGTCGTTAGATCTGAGTCGCAGGCCCCGTAAACGGATAAGCCGTAAGTGATACATGGCAACACCAGAGAGAAGAATAAATGGTCTATTTCTAGTTGACTATACTGTTCTTTCCTAAGGGTCCTAAGAATATGGAGACATTTGTTGGCTTTAATTAATTTGCTTTTGACGTGCAAGCTGAACTTTAGGTTGCTTTGAATGGAAAGACCTAATAAAAGCACGTCACTGCACTGAGGAATGTTGTGAACTGCATGATAATcagaattattatttttctttctgacTTTCTTGCCAGTTTATGGATAAACCTTGCTATTTAAAAGGAATCCTTTTGGTTCTGATTTTTTGGAAAGGTATGAATATGagtgattttattttctccAGAGAACAAGCCCTCCAGATTCCTGGTCTCCTAGAACACCAAGTTCTTCTAGGGTATGTACACTGTTCAACATGCTTCATAGtttgataattattattattttttatttgattatttatttactaCTTTGTCTACTGTGAAGAactaaaatacaatacagtaCCTAAATTGTGATGGTTATCTTTGAAGCAACTTGCaattaaatttgtttttgtgttcTTCAAGGCTGGCTCTTCAGATGAGGAATTCTCACTACAATGCTCCCAAGCAAAGCTACCTAAAATGCCTTCCATGGTAGGAAATCTCCAATCTAATTGTTTATTTGCATTCATTATCATCTATTCCCACTGGGCTCATACACTTGCCTTGGGCCACTTCTGTATAGTTGAATGTAAAATTGGCTGAATCACAAGAAATTATGCTTCAGTTTTTGTCCAGGTCATTGTTAATCTCCTTAAAAAAGGTTACCAACTTGTTCAgcttttaaataataataagtcaGAATACAGATAGAGGTTGCACTGTACACCAAACCTCACAAActcaaactgaaaaaaaaaattgaataatttattaattctTTACCCCTTTGATTGAAGGGCAGTCAAGATGATGAGGAACCAGATGATGAAGGATCTGATAATGATGGatctgatgatgatggttctGACGATGACAAGAAAAGTACAGATACTCTCCCAGAAACTGAACCTACAGTCATAAATAACTTACATAGTAAAGCAGTGAAGGTTATCATTAAGGCGGTATGTGGAAGTATCCCAAAGGATAGGGAGGTAATAGTTGATGCcttaaaaaacactttttcaaTAGGTCCAAGAACACTATTGAACCTTACTCACACCCAAGTGTGTGAGGTGCTGGCCAAAAAAATTATTGCAGGCAAATATGTTAAGTGTTTGGCAAAGCCAAATGAAATTACAAAAACTGCCCATGTACAGGTTATCAAAAAGGTCAAATTTTGAGCTCAAACATGTAGTAGCTGTATGCTAAAGTTTTTACTGGCTTAAGTACATAGTTGTGTCAGGGACACTATTGAACCTTACTCACACACAAGTGTGTGAAGTGCTGGCAAATATGTTAAATATTTGGTAAAGCCAAACGAAATTTCAAAAACTACCCATGTAAAAGTTATCAAAAAGGTCAAACTTTGagctcatagtacctgtatgcTAATGTTTTCACTGGCTTAAGTAGATAGTTGTCTCTCCCAGAAACTGAACCTATACCAGTCATAAATAACTTACATAGTAAAGCAGTGAAGGTTATCATTAAGGCAGTATCTGGAAGTATCCCAAAGGATAGGGAGGTAATAGTTGATGCcttaaaaaacactttttttcaataggtCCAAGAACACTATTGAACCTTAC is a window from the Nematostella vectensis chromosome 9, jaNemVect1.1, whole genome shotgun sequence genome containing:
- the LOC116619191 gene encoding uncharacterized protein LOC116619191 isoform X3, producing MSREQQEQPDIVDPSPAPSEEEDVISKVTEHFGDAIAQRFKDEDITCPEAIVDLLSKDADAPIYSKVGLTYGKALKFKRIFEESFQLPKKSSSALPKCKPTMAELSTYDPEIQRLYLSKRKKIGALAMEKWGGQLPKFNTPMMRTQLEKFAKEIEDQCSVPEINFTVDGIMQHTKDFFSEQRRERKRTSPPDSWSPRTPSSSRAGSSDEEFSLQCSQAKLPKMPSMGSQDDEEPDDEGSDNDGSDDDGSDDDKKSTDTLPETEPTVINNLHSKAVKVIIKAVSGSIPKDREVIVDALKNTFFQ
- the LOC116619191 gene encoding uncharacterized protein LOC116619191 isoform X2, with amino-acid sequence MSREQQEQPDIVDPSPAPSEEEDVISKVTEHFGDAIAQRFKDEDITCPEAIVDLLSKDADAPIYSKVGLTYGKALKFKRIFEESFQLPKKSSSALPKCKPTMAELSTYDPEIQRLYLSKRKKIGALAMEKWGGQLPKFNTPMMRTQLEKFAKEIEDQCSVPEINFTVDGIMQHTKDFFSEQRRERKRTSPPDSWSPRTPSSSRAGSSDEEFSLQCSQAKLPKMPSMGSQDDEEPDDEGSDNDGSDDDGSDDDKKSTDTLPETEPTVINNLHSKAVKVIIKAVSGSIPKDREVIVDALKNTFFQ
- the LOC116619191 gene encoding uncharacterized protein LOC116619191 isoform X1, with the protein product MSREQQEQPDIVDPSPAPSEEEDVISKVTEHFGDAIAQRFKDEDITCPEAIVDLLSKDADAPIYSKVGLTYGKALKFKRIFEESFQLPKKSSSALPKCKPTMAELSTYDPEIQRLYLSKRKKIGALAMEKWGGQLPKFNTPMMRTQLEKFAKEIEDQCSVPEINFTVDGIMQHTKDFFSEQRRERKRTSPPDSWSPRTPSSSRAGSSDEEFSLQCSQAKLPKMPSMGSQDDEEPDDEGSDNDGSDDDGSDDDKKSTDTLPETEPTVINNLHSKAVKVIIKAVCGSIPKDREVIVDALKNTFSIGPRTLLNLTHTQVCEVLAKKIIAGKYVKCLAKPNEITKTAHVQVIKKVKF